The Macrobrachium nipponense isolate FS-2020 chromosome 16, ASM1510439v2, whole genome shotgun sequence DNA window acagtggcagagaccagagtgaatttctgtggctTCACCCTTTCCGAAGAAGGAATTGCTGCTGACCCAGGACgagttgctgctctgcaagaCTTCCCTACACCATCCAACCTGACGGACTTATGTTCCTTCATGGGATTAGTAAACCAGTTGGCAGAGTTTACCCCAGATATTGCCCTGACTGCACAGCCCCTTCGACCACTCATGAGCCCCAAGCGCTCTTTTCTTTGGACACCTGACCATCACCAGGCCTTCAAACGTGTGAAACAAGCACTTTCAAGCCCGCCTGTTCTTGCGTCTTTTGACCCAACCCTGCCAACCATTCTCCAGACCGATGCATCTCGCCTCTATGGAGTAGGCTACGCTCTCCTCCAGGCCATGGATCTGGACATCTCCGAGTAGTCCAGTGTGGATCCTGCTTTCTCGCAGACGCCGAAACAAGGTATGCAACAATTGAACTGGAGATGCTTGCAGTATCTTGGGCCTCACAAAGTGCTGCCTATACCTCAAAGGACTGCCAACCTTCACCCTGCAAACCGACCATTGCACTGTGCCTATCATCAACAGCTACACGCTGGACATGGTTGAAAACCCACGGCTCCAGCGAATGAAGGAGCGCATGTCGCAATATCAATTTACTGCAGTGTGGCGCGTCGGCAAGTCTCTATGCATCCCAGATGCACTTTCTCGTGCTGAGGTAACGGcacatgtcagatctgtcatcaacGCTACAACAGCTTCCCAGGACGAGGATGCCCCAACCATTGACGCCGACCGGACCCTACAGGACATGTCGATAGCAGCACAGGCCGACCCCACCTACGTTGGCCTTCGTGACTGCATCAGTTCTGGGTTTCCCACGAACCGCTACGACCTACATGCATCCTTATCACCGTACTGGAAGCTGCGAGAAGCCCTCTCTACTGATGGCAACCTCGTGCTCTATGGGGCAAGAATA harbors:
- the LOC135195389 gene encoding uncharacterized protein LOC135195389, with the protein product MKKCVKVVDDILIFDDDHTDTLPQDPRIAHPPAAKMASLSTKKKFTVAETRVNFCGFTLSEEGIAADPGRVAALQDFPTPSNLTDLCSFMGLVNQLAEFTPDIALTAQPLRPLMSPKRSFLWTPDHHQAFKRVKQALSSPPVLASFDPTLPTILQTDASRLYGVGYALLQAMDLDISE